One Panicum virgatum strain AP13 chromosome 3N, P.virgatum_v5, whole genome shotgun sequence DNA segment encodes these proteins:
- the LOC120663372 gene encoding uncharacterized protein LOC120663372, with translation MGFAGWYLKIAAVGASIGAAMELFMIHTGFYEKVTVLESEKRAWESSPEAQAMREALNPWRKHDEQQKK, from the exons ATGGGGTTCGCGGGCTGGTACCTGAAGATCGCGGCGGTCGGGGCCTCCATAGGTGCCGCCATGGAGCTCTTCATGATCCACACCGGCTTCT ATGAGAAG GTGACCGTCTTGGAGTCTGAAAAACGAGCTTGGGAAAGCAGTCCAGAGGCCCAGGCAATGAGAGAAGCCCTGAATCCATGGCGCAAGCATGATGAACAACAGAAGAAATAG